A single window of Nicotiana sylvestris chromosome 5, ASM39365v2, whole genome shotgun sequence DNA harbors:
- the LOC104224503 gene encoding transmembrane 9 superfamily member 3-like yields the protein MKKKMTVTCYVIVLIILSCVLPARSDGSDHKYKAGDPVPLYANKVGPFHNPSETYRFFDLPFCAPAHAKEKKEALGEVLNGDRLVSAPYKLDFMYDKDSEIVCKKKLSKEEVSQFRSAVAKDYYFQMYYDDLPIWGFLGKVDKDGKSDPSEYKYYLFKHLHFEIFYNNDHVVEINARTDPNALVDITEDKEVDVDFIYSVKWKETTTPFEKRMEKYSQSSSLPHHLEIHWFSIINSCVTVLLLTGFLATILMRVLKNDFVKYAHDEEAADDQEESGWKYIHGDVFRYPKYKSLLAAALGSGTQLFTLTIFIFILALVGVFYPYNRGALFTALVVIYALTSGIAGYTAASFYCLLEGTNWVRNLISTGGLFCGPLFLTFCFLNSVAIGYSATAALPFGTIVVIFLIWALVTSPLLVLGGIAGKNSKAEFQAPCRTTKYPREIPPLPWYRGTLPQMAMAGFLPFSAIYIELYYIFASVWGHRIYTIYSILFIVFIILLIVTAFITVALTYFQLAAEDHEWWWRAFLCGGSTGLFIYGYCLYYYYARSDMTGFMQTSFFFGYMACICYGFFLMLGNVGFRAALFFVRHIYRSVKCE from the exons atgaagaagaagatgacggTAACGTGTTACGTCATCGTTTTGATAATATTGAGTTGTGTTTTACCGGCGAGGTCGGACGGTTCTGATCATAAGTACAAGGCCGGAGATCCGGTGCCTTTGTATGCTAACAAGGTTGGTCCTTTCCATAACCCGAG TGAAACGTACCGTTTCTTTGATCTTCCTTTCTGTGCACCGG CTCATGCGAAAGAGAAAAAGGAAGCTCTTGGTGAAGTCTTGAATGGTGATCGATTAGTCAGTGCTCCTTACAAGCTTGACTTTATGTACGACAAGGACTCAGAAATAGTGTGCAAAAAGAAGTTATCCAAGGAAGAAGTTTCTCAATTCCGCAGTGCTGTTGCTAAGGACTATTACTTCCAAATGTATTATGATGACTTGCCCATTTGGGGTTTCCTAGGGAAAGTTGATAAGGATGGAAAATCTGACCCCAGCGAGTACAAATATTATCTGTTTAAACATCTCCATTTCGAGATCTTTTACAACAACGATCATGTGGTTGAGATAAATGCACGAACTGATCCTAATGCCCTGGTAGATATCACAGAGGACAAGGAAGTAGATGTTGACTTCATCTACTCTGTGAAATGGAAGGAGACAACTACTCCTTTTGAGAAGAGGATGGAAAAATACTCGCAGTCTTCATCATTGCCACATCACCTGGAAATTCATTGGTTCTCAATTATCAACTCTTGTGTGACAGTTCTTCTCTTAACTGGTTTTCTTGCCACAATACTTATGCGCGTCCTTAAGAATGACTTTGTCAA GTATGCACATGATGAGGAGGCAGCTGATGACCAAGAAGAAAGTGGGTGGAAATACATTCATGGTGATGTTTTTAGGTACCCAAAGTATAAATCTTTGTTGGCTGCAGCACTTGGTTCTGGTACTCAACTCTTTACACT GACCATCTTTATTTTCATTCTTGCACTTGTTGGTGTTTTCTATCCTTACAACCGCGGAGCTTTATTCACTGCACTAGTCGTCATATATGCTCTCACGTCTGGTATTGCTGGCTATACTGCAGCCTCGTTCTATTGCCTACTAGAAGGGACAAACTGG GTTAGAAACTTGATATCGACTGGGGGCTTGTTTTGTGGACCCCTGTTTCTCACATTCTGCTTTCTTAACTCCGTTGCCATTGGCTACAGTGCCACTGCTGCATTGCCTTTTGGAACCATTGTGGTCATTTTTCTAATATGGGCTCTTGTAACATCACCTTTGCTTGTCTTGGGTGGGATAGCTGGAAAGAACAGCAAAGCCGAGTTCCAAGCTCCTTGTCGTACCACAAAGTATCCAAGAGAGATCCCGCCATTGCCTTGGTATCGTGGAACTCTGCCTCAAATGGCAATGGCTGGGTTTTTGCCTTTCAGTGCCATATATATTGAGCTTTACTACATATTTGCAAGTGTTTGGGGTCACAGGATTTACACAATCTACAGTATCTTGTTTATAGTCTTCATTATCCTTCTAATTGTCACTGCTTTTATAACCGTGGCGTTGACATACTTTCAACTTGCTGCTGAAGATCATGAATGGTGGTGGAG GGCATTCCTTTGTGGTGGATCAACCGGGCTGTTCATCTACGGATACTGCTTGTATTACTATTATGCGCGTTCAGATATGACAGGCTTCATGCAAACCTCATTCTTCTTCGGATACATGGCCTGCATCTGCTATGGTTTCTTTCTCATGCTCGGGAACGTTGGTTTCCGTGCTGCTCTATTTTTCGTTCGTCACATATACCGATCAGTCAAGTGCGAGTAG